One segment of Insulibacter thermoxylanivorax DNA contains the following:
- a CDS encoding AraC family transcriptional regulator yields the protein MRRIPMMLQLVIIMFCVMVIPTTVLTSYSGSKFLANSEEMIAETSLAGLIANRHLFENSIANLASDAVRLSSSTIFNQIRFMETYDDINANYNNVNYGLSLLKELVNLNHRVDGVYSAFFYQFGSDYVISTDKGITRLSSYEPIDWLDEQFEASQGIVGIWYPRELNSGVTVLTYALPLSKLTTTTNGAIVVNLLESQISDYLRSSNPAEQQYFLLNADGQVVSHNDKSLLLADASDWPLVQRIMTGSQLEGYLFEELDGERMLVTWTSTPHKEWIFVKLFSMDDLMTKTNQIERNLTMMMIITLIIAAIATVLLARWLSTPVRRLVQAVRSNPKLEALQKRNELAFLDDAFKRMQEEEAALQKLLEKREQDARNLAVQRLLRGEPAESISEIFPETIFRLAVLSIDRYRDYVKKNNRETRSYNRYLFMQWCHEQFPDDMRLQVVYMGDGYFAFVMNGERLSEESIHDTLEALFLRIRDKGQELFAHTVTISISDYTENCSTIPDLLAEAMELIKLRMIKGGGCITFWREEAEGSHKYIYPANSERRILNYLDSRDLDSIYKELEEIRKEILSVEYISYDNILFIYNQLAGVTIKHLRENTNIARLFAGRSNVYSTLASFDTIEEIEEYLREFYRQIIKQLDSHQQKSNHSDRIIKYLEDHYHQDIIFEDMAKEIGISYSYMRKIVSETTGKSLIDCLNQLRIDKAKELLLDTELTISQIAEKVGYHNVQSFNRYFRKFEGMSPSNYRSLKLTPQHEI from the coding sequence ATGAGACGGATCCCGATGATGCTGCAACTGGTCATCATCATGTTCTGCGTCATGGTGATACCGACGACGGTTCTGACTTCCTACAGCGGATCCAAGTTCTTGGCGAATTCCGAGGAGATGATCGCGGAGACTTCCTTAGCCGGACTGATCGCAAATCGCCATCTCTTCGAGAATTCGATCGCGAACCTCGCCAGTGATGCGGTGAGGCTGTCTTCATCTACGATATTCAATCAGATCCGATTCATGGAAACCTATGATGATATCAATGCCAACTACAACAATGTCAATTACGGGTTGTCCCTGTTGAAGGAGCTGGTGAATCTCAACCACCGTGTGGACGGGGTCTATTCCGCCTTTTTCTATCAATTCGGCTCGGATTATGTGATCTCTACGGATAAGGGAATTACGAGATTATCCTCCTACGAACCCATCGATTGGCTGGATGAGCAGTTCGAAGCAAGTCAGGGTATCGTCGGGATCTGGTATCCGCGGGAATTGAACAGCGGTGTGACGGTGCTGACCTATGCTCTGCCGCTGAGCAAATTAACCACCACGACCAACGGGGCGATCGTCGTCAATCTGCTTGAAAGCCAGATCAGCGATTACCTGAGGTCTTCCAATCCAGCCGAACAGCAATATTTTCTGTTGAATGCCGATGGTCAAGTCGTCTCGCATAATGACAAGAGTCTGCTGCTGGCAGATGCATCGGACTGGCCCTTGGTGCAGCGGATCATGACCGGCTCGCAGCTTGAAGGCTATCTGTTCGAAGAATTGGACGGGGAGCGCATGCTCGTCACCTGGACCTCCACGCCGCACAAGGAGTGGATATTCGTTAAACTCTTCTCGATGGATGATCTGATGACCAAGACGAATCAGATCGAGCGCAATCTGACGATGATGATGATCATCACGTTGATCATCGCGGCCATCGCCACCGTCTTGCTGGCGAGATGGCTGTCGACTCCCGTGCGCCGGCTGGTGCAGGCGGTGCGCTCCAATCCGAAACTCGAAGCCTTGCAGAAGCGGAATGAGCTCGCCTTCTTGGACGATGCTTTCAAACGCATGCAGGAAGAAGAGGCAGCGCTTCAGAAGCTTCTGGAGAAACGTGAGCAGGATGCGCGCAATCTCGCCGTACAGCGATTACTGCGAGGGGAACCAGCGGAGTCGATTTCGGAGATCTTCCCGGAGACGATCTTCCGTTTGGCGGTGCTTTCCATCGACCGCTATCGGGACTATGTGAAGAAGAACAACCGGGAGACGCGCAGCTACAATCGCTACCTGTTCATGCAGTGGTGCCATGAACAGTTTCCCGATGACATGCGCCTGCAAGTCGTCTATATGGGGGACGGCTATTTTGCCTTCGTGATGAACGGGGAACGACTGAGCGAGGAATCCATCCACGATACCCTCGAAGCGTTATTCCTGAGGATCAGGGATAAGGGGCAGGAGTTGTTTGCGCATACGGTAACGATCAGCATCAGCGACTATACGGAGAACTGCAGCACGATCCCGGACCTGCTCGCGGAAGCGATGGAGCTGATCAAACTGCGCATGATTAAGGGCGGCGGCTGCATCACCTTCTGGCGGGAAGAGGCCGAAGGCAGCCACAAGTACATCTACCCGGCCAACAGCGAGCGGCGGATCTTGAATTATCTCGACTCAAGGGATCTTGACAGCATCTACAAGGAACTGGAGGAGATTCGAAAGGAGATTCTCTCCGTAGAATACATCTCCTATGACAACATTTTGTTCATCTATAACCAGCTGGCGGGCGTAACGATCAAACACCTGCGGGAGAATACCAATATCGCCCGCCTCTTCGCGGGGCGCAGCAATGTCTATTCGACCTTGGCCTCCTTCGATACGATCGAGGAGATCGAGGAGTATCTGCGGGAATTTTACCGTCAGATCATCAAACAGCTGGACAGCCATCAGCAGAAGAGCAATCACAGCGACCGGATCATCAAATATCTTGAGGATCATTACCATCAGGACATCATTTTTGAAGATATGGCTAAGGAGATCGGCATCAGCTACTCCTATATGCGCAAGATCGTTTCCGAAACAACGGGCAAGAGTTTGATCGACTGCCTAAACCAGCTGCGCATCGACAAAGCGAAGGAGCTCCTCCTCGATACGGAACTGACGATCTCGCAGATTGCCGAGAAGGTCGGTTATCATAATGTGCAGAGTTTTAACCGCTATTTCCGCAAATTCGAAGGGATGTCGCCAAGCAACTATCGCTCTTTAAAATTGACACCGCAGCATGAAATCTGA
- the queF gene encoding preQ(1) synthase produces MSEQPRKAGRSAEELKDISLLGNKKTKYVYDYSPELLETFENKHPGRDYFVKFNCPEFTSLCPITGQPDFATIYISYIPDVKMVESKSLKLYLFSFRNHGDFHEDCVNIIMNDLIRVMDPKYIEVWGKFTPRGGISIDPYCNYGRPGTKYAQMAEYRLMNHDLYPEKVDNR; encoded by the coding sequence ATGAGTGAACAGCCTCGGAAAGCCGGCCGATCGGCGGAAGAACTGAAGGACATCTCGCTGCTCGGCAACAAGAAGACCAAGTATGTCTACGATTATTCGCCAGAATTGTTAGAAACATTTGAAAACAAGCATCCAGGACGTGATTACTTCGTGAAGTTCAACTGTCCGGAGTTCACGAGCCTGTGCCCGATTACGGGGCAGCCGGATTTTGCGACGATCTACATCTCGTATATTCCGGATGTGAAGATGGTCGAGAGCAAGTCGCTGAAGCTGTACTTATTCAGTTTCCGCAATCACGGGGATTTCCATGAGGATTGCGTGAACATCATCATGAACGATTTGATTCGGGTAATGGACCCGAAGTATATCGAGGTGTGGGGCAAGTTCACGCCGCGCGGCGGCATTTCGATCGATCCGTACTGCAACTATGGACGCCCCGGCACGAAGTATGCGCAGATGGCGGAATACCGCTTGATGAACCATGATCTGTATCCGGAGAAAGTCGATAATCGATAA